The Mycolicibacterium mageritense genome contains a region encoding:
- a CDS encoding D-arabinono-1,4-lactone oxidase, translating into MPTHNYAVPPISYSTYEPWTNWGGNQTCTPAFTVAPRDEQEVVDAVRFAIKQNLSVRAVGAGHSFTPIVTTGGMLINTDALTGLTGVDVARNRVRLRGGTRLKDIGDPLWDRGLSLTNQGDIIQQSISGALATATHGSGIHQTSFSGRLRWARIVNGHGEIVEVGEDDMDKLRAAQVAIGTLGIMTEVELEASPRYHLAEEVSYPHWDEIKANLADNVANLRHYSFLWCQTEESPALYELPCPEGLPMTNRAYQKIYREVEITEPDGISTTPGARIDRSYRIYDMGGMTLPFHELEYYVPAEHSLEAIEALQQLILTKYPNELYPIEVRWVGPEDGYLSPFYKRATNVLSVSGHPGTDYWPYLRDVDALLEDFDARQHWGKLHFLTRERIEKQYPEYDKFVAVRREFDPNGVFLNDSLRQLVG; encoded by the coding sequence ATGCCCACACACAACTACGCCGTCCCGCCGATCAGCTACAGCACGTATGAGCCGTGGACCAATTGGGGCGGAAACCAAACCTGCACACCGGCTTTCACGGTCGCACCGCGCGACGAGCAAGAGGTTGTCGACGCCGTCCGGTTCGCGATCAAACAGAACCTCTCGGTACGGGCCGTCGGGGCCGGCCATTCGTTCACCCCGATCGTCACGACCGGCGGCATGCTGATCAACACCGACGCGCTGACCGGTTTGACCGGAGTCGACGTCGCTCGCAACCGGGTCCGGTTGCGCGGCGGCACCAGGCTCAAGGACATCGGCGATCCGCTGTGGGACCGCGGCCTGTCCCTGACCAACCAGGGCGACATCATCCAGCAGTCGATCTCCGGTGCACTCGCGACCGCGACGCACGGCTCCGGCATTCACCAGACCAGCTTCTCGGGCCGGCTGCGGTGGGCGCGAATAGTCAACGGCCACGGCGAGATCGTCGAAGTCGGCGAAGATGACATGGACAAGCTGCGGGCCGCGCAGGTGGCCATCGGCACGCTGGGCATCATGACCGAAGTCGAGCTGGAAGCCTCGCCGCGCTACCACCTCGCAGAAGAGGTCAGCTACCCGCACTGGGACGAGATCAAGGCAAACCTCGCCGACAACGTCGCCAACCTGCGGCACTACTCGTTCCTGTGGTGCCAGACCGAGGAATCCCCGGCCCTCTACGAATTGCCATGCCCCGAAGGCCTTCCCATGACCAACCGGGCCTACCAGAAGATCTACCGCGAGGTGGAGATCACCGAGCCCGACGGCATCAGCACCACGCCGGGCGCGCGGATCGATCGGTCCTACCGGATCTACGACATGGGCGGCATGACGCTGCCGTTCCACGAGTTGGAGTACTACGTCCCAGCCGAACACAGCCTCGAAGCGATCGAGGCGCTGCAGCAACTGATCCTGACCAAGTACCCGAACGAGCTGTACCCCATCGAAGTTCGTTGGGTCGGGCCCGAAGACGGCTACCTGTCGCCGTTCTACAAGCGTGCCACCAATGTGCTGTCGGTGTCGGGACATCCGGGCACCGACTACTGGCCCTACCTGCGCGACGTCGACGCGCTGCTGGAAGACTTCGATGCCCGCCAGCATTGGGGCAAGCTCCATTTCCTGACCCGCGAACGCATCGAGAAGCAGTATCCCGAGTACGACAAGTTCGTCGCCGTGCGCCGCGAATTCGATCCCAACGGCGTCTTCCTCAACGACAGCCTGCGCCAACTCGTCGGCTGA